Proteins encoded in a region of the Micropterus dolomieu isolate WLL.071019.BEF.003 ecotype Adirondacks linkage group LG09, ASM2129224v1, whole genome shotgun sequence genome:
- the LOC123976516 gene encoding small conductance calcium-activated potassium channel protein 1-like — protein MEHSPSMSLSVVDGDEVEDQRPLLPPRMVPPPQTCSPQCGIHQNIQTSADHTVWLDRTQAMATTPLYNGHLYVTPSPHSKRRGDKGKDKKCEKRSGGSRQNPARKEHNHQCKARNAGAHRLQEKVTSFTDIPVSPCESPFKSPRRSHIDIKEGRGRRKSANVSLEMHDRQSLPEIIITSKDDDLRPQNDKSQYHQDLSEAKGLLPGAEHPSPSPIPSSSSGSHPSPKKVDAKDDPYWKTHNIGWRLVHRRALFLRRQRLNDCALAVGIFGVVLMVTETELSWSVYSKSSIYSLTLKSIISFSTIILLGLIIAYHCCEVQLYVHDIGAEDWRIAMTTDRLALVALELAAVAIHPYPVGLVAYFQQTFQHTPGRLSLSETELEIILALPMFLRLYLLGRAMMLHSRLFTDTASRSIGALNKIHFNTRFVGKTLMTTYPGTVLMIFSVSLWIVAAWGLHVCERHHNYRDLSSNYMEALWMVSVTFLSIGYGDVVPHTYCGRSICLLTGIMGAGCTVLVVAVVARKLELTRAEKHVHNFMMDSHISKRIKIAAANVLRETWLIYKHTKLSRERDHTRVRMHQRKLLLAIHQLRRVKIEKRILADQGNTLVDLCKMQNMMYDVLSEVQGCRGELDTHIHILEKHVEELREGFKSLMPLLSNTLSTQNSSIRHLLREREVKTETASASVDR, from the exons ATGGAGCACTCCCCGTCTATGAGCTTGTCAGTGGTGGATGGAGACGAGGTGGAGGACCAGCGGCCACTCCTCCCACCACGCATGGTCCCTCCACCTCAGACCTGCTCTCCGCAATGTGGGATACACCAAAACATCCAAACATCAGCTGATCACACCGTGTGGCTGGACAGAACCCAGGCCATGGCCACCACACCTTTATACAATGGCCACCTTTATGTGACACCTTCACCACACTCCAAAAGGAGGGGAGACAAAGGCAAAGATAAGAAATGTGAGAAAAGGTCTGGGGGGAGTAGACAAAATCCAGCACGCAAGGAGCATAATCACCAGTGCAAAGCCAGAAACGCAGGAGCTCACAGACTTCAGGAGAAAGTTACCTCTTTCACTGACATCCCTGTGTCTCCCTGCGAGTCACCCTTTAAGAGCCCCCGCAGGTCACACATAGACATCAAGGAGGGCAGAGGGCGCCGCAAGTCAGCCAACGTTTCTTTGGAAATGCATGATCGCCAGAGTCTCCCAGAGATCATCATCACCAGTAAAGATGATGACTTACGGCCACAAAATGATAAGTCCCAGTATCACCAGGACTTGTCTGAGGCCAAAGGCCTGCTGCCAGGAGCCGAGCATCCCAGTCCGAGCCCCATTCCCAGTTCCAGTTCCGGTTCCCATCCCAGCCCAAAAAAAGTGGACGCCAAGGACGACCCATACTGGAAGACCCACAACATCGGCTGGCGACTGGTACACAGGAGGGCTCTGTTTTTGAGGAGGCAGCGGCTGAACGACTGCGCCCTGGCGGTTGGGATATTCGGGGTGGTCCTGATGGTGACGGAGACAGAGCTCTCCTGGAGCGTCTACAGCAAG AGCTCTATCTACTCCCTCACACTCAAATCCATCATCAGTTTCTCTACAATTATCCTGTTGGGCCTCATCATAGCGTACCACTGCTGTGAGGTGCAG CTCTACGTTCACGACATTGGTGCAGAGGATTGGCGGATTGCAATGACAACCGACCGTCTGGCTCTGGTAGCCCTGGAGTTGGCAGCAGTGGCCATTCACCCCTATCCAGTGGGTCTGGTTGCGTACTTCCAGCAGACCTTCCAGCACACCCCGGGTCGCCTGTCGCTGTcagagacagagctggaaatCATCCTGGCTCTGCCCATGTTCCTGCGGCTCTACCTGCTGGGCCGGGCCATGATGCTACACAGCCGCCTCTTTACTGACACCGCATCTCGCAGTATTGGAGCACTCAACAAG ATACACTTCAACACCCGGTTTGTGGGGAAAACGCTGATGACCACCTACCCCGGGACTGTGCTGATGATTTTCAGCGTCTCTCTGTGGATTGTGGCAGCGTGGGGCTTACATGTTTGTGAGAG ACACCACAACTACAGAGACCTGAGCAGCAACTACATGGAGGCCTTGTGGATGGTCTCTGTCACCTTCTTATCCATCGGTTATGGAGACGTGGTGCCTCATACCTACTGTGGTCGCAGCATCTGTCTCCTCACTGGGATAATG GGAGCAGGCTGCACAGTCCTGGTGGTGGCGGTGGTTGCCAGGAAGCTGGAGTTGACCAGAGCAGAGAAACATGTTCACAACTTCATGATGGACTCCCACATCTCCAAGAGG ATAAAAATCGCTGCAGCAAATGTGCTGAGAGAGACTTGGCTTATCTACAAACATACTAAGCTGTCAAGAGAAAGAGACCACACCAGAGTCCGAATGCACCAGAGAAAGCTGCTTCTGGCCATCCAcca GCTGCGGCGAGTGAAGATAGAGAAGAGGATACTTGCAGACCAGGGCAACACACTTGTGGACCTCTGCAAG ATGCAGAACATGATGTATGACGTGCTGTCGGAGGTGCAAGGCTGCAGGGGGGAActggacacacacattcacatactgGAGAAGCATGTGGAAGAGCTGAGGGAGGGCTTCAAGAGCCTGATGCCGCTCCTCTCCAACACCCTATCCACGCAGAACTCCTCCATCCGCCACCTGCTCAGGGAGAGGGAGGTGAAGACAGAGACTGCGAGTGCGAGTgtagacaggtag
- the chrna11 gene encoding cholinergic receptor, nicotinic, alpha 11 codes for MWHSVALLLSGFSALIHVSLQGPHQRNLLKNLLKDYNPMERPVANDSHPLTVVFSLSLIQIMDVDEKNQVLTTNIWLRMGWFDHYLQWNQSEHPGVKNLRFTTDQVWTPDVLLYNSADDDFDSTFKTNVLVNSSGYAEYLPPGIFMSTCNVDVRWFPFDIQRCELKFGSWTYDGWLLDLQMNDADISGYMPNGEWDLVGVPGTRSEAFYDCCKEPYPDVTFVVTIRRRTLYYALNLLIPCVLLSSMTLLIFVLPADSGEKISLGITVLLSLTVFMLLVAEIMPATSDSVPLIGQYFASIMIIVGMSVIATVVVLQYHHHDPNGGNMPKWVQLVLLQWVAWFLRMKRPGENDDPERPPCAPHLRRCSSGSHSGSIPNPPDPTLHPLHPQNLAPLQTGSFHAGHPHLHAQSSANNNGNLLYMGFQNMEDPSMLSESLQRNNISTGPPRVAGSPPPHLPSQFCSSPTPPTPNIDTVGCPSTVSSGGGFGGGPGGLGGCSTAGIGDPQLQAILEEVRYMADRFREQDEAEGMADQWKFAGAVIDRLCLMAFSVFNIICTISILMSAPNFVEAISKDFV; via the exons ATGTGGCACTCGGTGGCTTTGCTCCTCTCTGGATTCTCTGCTTTGATCCACG TGTCGCTGCAGGGTCCTCACCAGAGGAACCTGTTGAAGAACCTCCTGAAGGACTACAACCCGATGGAGCGGCCAGTGGCCAACGACTCCCACCCTCTCACCGTTGTCTTCTCCCTCAGTTTGATACAGATCATGGATGTG GATGAGAAGAACCAGGTGCTAACCACTAACATATGGCTACGTATG gGTTGGTTCGATCACTATCTCCAGTGGAACCAGAGCGAACATCCCGgagtcaaaaacctccgcttcacCACAGATCAGGTCTGGACACCAGATGTCCTGCTCTACAACag TGCAGATGACGACTTTGACTCCACCTTTAAGACCAATGTTCTGGTGAACTCCAGTGGCTATGCTGAGTATCTGCCTCCAG GAATCTTTATGAGCACATGCAACGTGGACGTCCGCTGGTTCCCTTTTGACATCCAGAGGTGTGAGCTGAAGTTCGGCTCTTGGACGTACGACGGCTGGCTGCTGGACCTCCAGATGAACGACGCTGACATCTCAGGCTACATGCCCAATGGAGAATGGGACTTGGTTG GAGTTCCTGGCACCAGAAGTGAGGCCTTCTATGATTGTTGTAAGGAGCCTTACCCGGATGTGACGTTTGTTGTAACAATAAGGCGACGAACACTCTACTATGCCCTGAACCTGCTCATCCCCTGTGTGTTGCTGTCTTCAATGACCCTGCTCATCTTTGTGCTACCAGCAGACTCTGGGGAGAAAATCTCACTGG gTATCACCGTCTTGCTGTCTCTTACTGTTTTCATGTTGCTGGTTGCAGAGATCATGCCAGCCACATCTGACTCCGTCCCTCTTATAG GTCAATACTTTGCCAGTATAATGATCATCGTTGGGATGTCAGTCATCGCCACCGTAGTGGTTCTGCAGTATCATCACCATGATCCAAATGGAGGAAACATGCCCAAATGG gTGCAGCTTGTCTTACTGCAGTGGGTAGCATGGTTCTTGCGTATGAAGAGGCCAGGAGAGAATGACGACCCAGAGCGGCCCCCGTGTGCCCCCCACTTGCGGCGCTGCTCTTCTGGCTCCCACAGTGGGAGCATCCCGAACCCTCCGGACCCCACCCTCCATCCGCTGCACCCACAGAACTTGGCTCCTCTCCAGACAGGGTCCTTCCACGCGGGGCACCCTCACCTCCACGCCCAGTCCAGCGCAAACAACAACGGGAACCTTCTTTACATGGGCTTCCAAAACATGGAGGACCCTTCAATGCTCTCAGAGTCTCTCCAGAGGAATAACATCTCCACAGGGCCTCCGCGAGTAGCAGGGAGCCCACCTCCGCACCTGCCATCTCAATTCTGCAGCTCCCCAACACCACCAACACCCAACATAGATACTGTAGGCTGCCCCAGCACTGTCTCCAGTGGTGGGGGCTTTGGAGGTGGACCTGGAGGGCTTGGAGGGTGCTCGACTGCAGGGATAGGAGACCCCCAGCTACAGGCTATCTTGGAGGAGGTGCGTTACATGGCAGACCGTTTCCGGGAGCAGGACGAAGCTGAGGGCATGGCCGACCAGTGGAAATTTGCAGGCGCTGTAATCGACCGCCTGTGTCTGATGGCGTTCAGCGTTTTCAATATCATATGCACCATATCTATCCTCATGTcagctcccaactttgtggaggCTATTTCAAAGGACTTCGTTTGA